Proteins from a genomic interval of Uloborus diversus isolate 005 chromosome 4, Udiv.v.3.1, whole genome shotgun sequence:
- the LOC129221272 gene encoding mesoderm induction early response protein 2-like, whose product MEDSVTETKKYLLSSKRYANCKTRIGPEFQAVIPQMKRVFEDEIPNPMGDRLLWNPYRIPEKEVDNFINAVRPFGHEGVDEEKALYLLHNCDYNREEAMRRQKLLPHTPRQTLWSEEESARFEDGLNKYGKEFSLVQKMVRTRSVEDLVEFYYHWKKTERYDKFVSPDMSVFGKSKFRKKGNRRRAYKVIEHAEAIMNRLEKKGLN is encoded by the coding sequence ATGGAAGATAGCGTAACTGAAACGAAGAAATATTTGCTGAGCTCAAAACGTTACGCCAATTGTAAAACTCGTATTGGACCTGAGTTTCAAGCTGTGATTCCTCAGATGAAACGCGTATTTGAAGATGAAATTCCAAACCCAATGGGGGACAGATTACTTTGGAATCCATACAGGATTCCTGAAAAAGAGGTTGATAATTTTATCAACGCTGTTCGGCCTTTCGGACACGAGGGCGTAGATGAAGAAAAAGCACTTTATTTGTTACACAACTGTGATTATAACCGTGAAGAAGCGATGCGACGCCAGAAACTTTTACCACATACTCCCAGACAGACTCTTTGGTCGGAAGAAGAATCCGCGAGGTTTGAGGATGGATTGAACAAATACGGCAAAGAATTCAGTTTAGTGCAGAAAATGGTTCGAACGCGAAGTGTTGAGGATCTTGTAGAATTCTACTATCACTGGAAAAAAACTGAGCGATATGATAAATTTGTGAGTCCTGACATGTCTGTTTTCGGAAAGTCGAAGTTCAGAAAGAAAGGAAACAGGAGGAGGGCCTATAAAGTAATAGAACACGCTGAAGCGATAATGAATCGTTTGGAGAAAAAAGG